In the genome of Zobellia nedashkovskayae, the window TTTTATTGGGACAAAAAAGTTGGTGCTAAAAAGAAACGACAACAGGCCGGAAAACCTGTTGCCGCTTACAAACAACTAACTCAACTAATTTATTCCCTTACCTTTAATAGGCAGGGTCTTGTGTTAACACTCCTTGTTGCAAATCTATTTGTGTTTGCGGTACAGGCCAATGATCATCTTGTCCGGCAGTATAAGTAGCCCCTTTTAACCATAGTATTTTTTCATCACTTAATTCTGACTGAAGATATTTATTGATGGTTGAATCATCAATACCCCATCTTACTAAATCTTGAAAACGCATTCCCTCTAAAGCAAATTCCAAACGCATTTCGTGATAAACAGCTTTTCTTGCATATTCTTGATTAGGAAACGAATCATATAAACCCAAGTTGTAATTAGCTGCAGGTTGATCTTCATCTATATCCAACTCATATCCACTTTCAAAAGTGGTGTTATTTATTTTACCCATTACTAAATCATCCTGGGCACGCTCGCGAATTTCATTTACCAAATCTTTTGCTAAACCAAGGTCGTTTTCTTCCATAGCAACTTCGGCTCTCCAAAGAATAACATGGCTTAATCTGAATATGCGTAAATTATTACCGTTAAGACCATTTGACCAAGTTGGACTTGAAATTGAGATAACTCCTTTATTTCTTTTGTAGAACATGATTTTCTTGTTCAAAAAAGGTCCCATACCAGTTTGATCTAACATCCAATCACTACCAGACATTGGGCCCCAATCCAAGAAGGGTATACCTCTTCTACCAATAGTCCAATCTACTCGTGGGTCCAAAGCCACATCTGTTGGCGTAAAAGGTTCAGTATCTAGGACACCATAATCTTCTAGTAATAAATCATCTTGGAAAGTATCAAACAATGGTAAACCATCTGCATCCGTTTTAAAAGCATTGAATAAATCAAAACTTGGTGCACTATACGAACAACAAGAGCCCACATCACTACCCCTAGGAAACAAAGTTCTATGATCAGCACCGCTATTAGCATCACCTGCACCATCATTAACTGTGTATTGAACCTCTAAAATACTCTCTGCATTGTTCTGCTTTTCTTCATCAAAGTTATCATAGTAATGATCCATTAACTGAAAAGGACCGTTATCTATAATATCATTTAAATAAGGTTTAGCCTCAGAAAATTCTTGTTGAAACATATGAACACGCGCTAAAAGAGCCTTTGCCGCCCAACGCGATGCTCGACCTATTTCTACCTCTTCTGCCATACCGTTATCAATACCCCATTTA includes:
- a CDS encoding RagB/SusD family nutrient uptake outer membrane protein is translated as MKNNIFIKTGLLATVMALSWSCGEEFLEEKPKGAVSEEILTTENGVDLLLVGAYSRLDGYSAGEAGGSGEASAMNWVWGDVPSDDMHRGDQTGGWSPINLIERYEADASNPWLDGLWAANYDAISRSNDAIRVLKKAGENVEPAVAVQLEAEARWLRAWYHFQLRSKIEKIPYITDDVVAKEVTNSEEVWDMIEADLKWGIDNGMAEEVEIGRASRWAAKALLARVHMFQQEFSEAKPYLNDIIDNGPFQLMDHYYDNFDEEKQNNAESILEVQYTVNDGAGDANSGADHRTLFPRGSDVGSCCSYSAPSFDLFNAFKTDADGLPLFDTFQDDLLLEDYGVLDTEPFTPTDVALDPRVDWTIGRRGIPFLDWGPMSGSDWMLDQTGMGPFLNKKIMFYKRNKGVISISSPTWSNGLNGNNLRIFRLSHVILWRAEVAMEENDLGLAKDLVNEIRERAQDDLVMGKINNTTFESGYELDIDEDQPAANYNLGLYDSFPNQEYARKAVYHEMRLEFALEGMRFQDLVRWGIDDSTINKYLQSELSDEKILWLKGATYTAGQDDHWPVPQTQIDLQQGVLTQDPAY